CCCGGCCGTGAGCTCAACGTGATCGGCCGCGTCATCGAGGCCTACGCCCGACGGTTCGGGTACGGCGTCGTCCGGGACTTCACCGGTCACGGGATCGGCACGTCCTTCCACTCCGGCCTGATCGTCCCCCACTACGACGCCGCCCCGCACTACGCCGACGTCATCGAGCCCGGGATGACGTTCACGATCGAGCCGATGCTCTGCCTCGGCACCCACGAGTGGGAGATGTGGGACGACGGCTGGACCGTGGTGACCAGGGACCGCCGGCCCTCGGCACAGTTCGAGCACACCCTGCTCGTCACCGACAGCGGTGCCGAGATCCTCACCCTGCCATGAGTGCCGCACACCGCTAGCGTGCTCACTTCCAGCGCGGAGGAGGTCCGGACGTGAGCAGAGGCGCGCACACCGACGCGGCGCGCGCGATCGGGGTGGACATCGGGGGCTCGGGCATCAAGGGAGCACTGGTCGACCTGACGGCCGGTGACTTCGCCGGTGAGCGGGTGCGGATCGAGACCCCCCGACCCAGCACCCCGGACGCCGTCGCCGTGGTCGTCGCGGACGTCGTGTCGGCGGTCGGCGGGGACGACGACCACGGCCTGGCGGTGGGCGTCACGTTCCCCGCCGTGGTCCAGCACGGGGTGGCCCGCACCGCGGCGAACGTCGACGACACCTGGATCGGCACCGACGTCGCCGAGGTGCTCGGCCGCGCGACCGGTCACCCGGTGCACGTTCTCAACGACGCCGACGCCGCGGGCGTCGCCGAGGCCCGGTTCGGCGCGGCGGCCGACACCGACGGCGTGGTCCTGGTGACGACTCTCGGCACCGGCATCGGCAGTGCCCTGCTCGTCGACGGCCACCTCGTGCCCAACACCGAGCTCGGGCACCTCGAGATCGACGGACACGACGCGGAGACACGGGCGGCGGACTCCGCCCGTGAGCGCGAGGACCTCTCGTGGGAGCAGTGGGCGAAGCGGCTGCAGCGGTTCTACTCGGTGCTCGAGGACCTGCTGTGGCCGGACCTCATCGTCGTCGGCGGCGGAGTCAGCAAGAAGCACGAGAAGTTCCTGCCGCTGCTCGACCTGCGGACGCCGATCGTGCCGGCTGAGCTGCGCAACCGTGCGGGGATCATCGGGGCGGCTGTCGTCGCGGCGGAGCTTCGCGCCGCGGGTTCAGTCGAGCTGAACCTGAGCAATATTCGTTAGCGATGGCCTTGCCATCACCGTTTGCGCGTGCTTGGCTGAGTGAGGAGGAGGCGATCGGCCTCTGGGGAACTCTTCAAGTTTGACGGGGCTGGCTGCTGACACACGTGCTGGCTTCCGGCGTCGGGCTCGGGTGCAGTACAACCGTACGCGGCGCTGGTGGTTGGTTGGGTTGCGGCAGCCGCAAGCGTTACCGGACGACGTCCTTGGCGAAAGCGCCTCCAGGGCGGGCCACCAGGTCTCCACGGTGGTCGCCAGGGTGTGAGCCTGGGGGAGGTTGGAGTCGGCGCACCAGCGGTAGAACCGGCAGAGCCGGTGGGAGATCATGGACCGGTCGGCACCCGTGCCGTGCAGGGCGAGCAGGCCACGCCGTTCCTGCTTGATGATGACGCAGCAAGTGTCGAGGACCACAAGCCACATCGGGGGCGCCGGTTCGTCAACGTACTTGGACTCTTACGGCGTCTTCCACAGCGATTTTCTCTGGTGCAACCTTCAGCCTGGCCAAGACTTGGTTCTGACGAACAGGAATACGTCCTACAACGACGGCCGCTACGCGGGGACCTACTGACAGAGCGAACTCCGCCAAGGCACGCACATGGCAACTGACACCTGGGCCAATACGAACCGTTACGGGTAAGCAACGTCGGAGCAGCGCGTGCGGCGCCCACACGTGGTGGTCACTTTATGCGCAAGGGCACCGAATCCCAAGAGGTTAAAATGGATAAACCAAGGATCGGCTACATATCGGCTGTGGCGGTCGCCGCCCTGACCGTGATCACTGGATGGTGGGTAGCTGCTACTGCTGAGACAACAAGCACGACCGGCCGTCTGCTAATGGTGGGAGCCGCAGTAATCGCGACGGTTGGGCTCGCAATCGCTGGCTCGTCAGTGCGAGGACGCCATAGTTTGCGCATGGCATGCGCGATGCTGCTCGTCGTCGTCAGTCCTACAAGCTTCTTCTACCCACTAAACATGCTAGTGGCGAGCGTAGCCATCGTATTCATTCTTGAATTCTTTTTGCATGATCGCAATCGGAAGCGTCCGGTAGGAACTGCAAAGTGACACTGCGGGTGCGTGAACTGATCATCGTCATACTTGCTGCCCTGCTTACTGTCGCCTGCACAACTAATGCGTCCGATTCACCGTTGACGGGGCCAAACGTTCTTCCCGCATCGAAGATGCCCGAACTGAGGACATCCGACAAGCAAGCAGCTGAACGACGTCCCGGAAGGCCTGCGCCAGGCTGGCGAGGCTACGTTCCCAATCTCAGAAAACTACGAACGCTCCTTTGCCATGTCACTCTACCGAACCAGCGATCTAGTAGAGATCGGCGATGGGCTTAAGCTTGCCCGCAGCTCCTTAGTGGGAGTATTCGTGCGCGAGGGGAGGGAGAAGTCCTTTCCGCGCAGTCCGGAAGTGCGGAAAGCGCTTGGTCCCGCGGGCCTCCATGGCGTCCTAATGACAAAGCGCGACAAAGGGTTGCTTCTCGTGAGCCGAGACGTGAGCCCGTCAGAAGCAAAGGCGCTACTTGTTGAAACATCCCCGGACGGCACGCTACCACAACCGGAAAAGTGGGACCTTATCGCCGCGCAGGACGTCGCCCGCGTCCCCGGAATGGGGTCCATGCCAATGTCACCGCAGCAGATCTCCGGTCACGTTATCTCTTACACTTCAACTCCTGCAGATGAGGCGGCCACCGAATATCAACGATCTATCGTTGTTGGTACGTATCCCGGTCCCGCGTCCGATTTGGGCGTCCTGACGTGGTGGTACGGGGACAGCGAAACGCTAACGATAAACAGTGGCCGGGGGATTGTTCTTCGATTTCCAGCTTTTGTGACTCCACGCGACACTATACCGGCGCCAACTGCGACCCTTGTCGCCTTCTGGCGAGACGGCAGCATAGATCTTGTTCGTACAGTGGGAATGGACGCAGACGCACGGTCCTCAGCGCTGGAGGACGTGCTCGGATCACAGTTCGCGCGTTAGCCCGGATCTTTCATCCCACCGGTGTTGATCATGGCGCTGCGGGTCGTGACCGCGGCGTGGGGTGATTCTGGCAGGAGGGTGTGACAGCGCCCCGAGTGTCGTCTCGGGTGGTCGCCGGTTCCACTGGCCGGTGGGGTCCTTGGGTTTGTCGGGACGGGTGGGCCGGCGCTCACCCGGGGGCGGCGAGGGCACGGAGTTGGCGGACGCCGTCGTCGACGAGGTGTCCCCAGGGCGCGGTCGTCTTGACGTGCAGGACGACCCGGCGGCCGGTGCGTGCCAGGGTGGCCGGGACGGTGAACAACCGCAGTCGTAGCCGTTTGGGCTCCCAGCGCCGGGCGTCGTGCCCGGTGAGAGCCAGCATCTGCATCCACGCGGTGAGCTCCGCGGCGAGAGCGACGATGGCGCACCAGATCTGGTTCTGCGCGAAGTCGTGCAGCGGCAGGTTCGCCAGACCGGTGTCCTTGGCGCAGCGGATGCGGTCCTCGGCGCGAGCCCGGCGGCGGTGCCGCAGTTCCAGGTCGGCCAGCTGGGTGCCCGGGCCGCCGGGGCCGGTGTTGGTGGCGAACGCGGTGATGCGGTGCCCGTCGACGTCGGTGATGCGCAGCTGCGCGCCGGGGTGCGGGCGTTCTTTGCGGATGATGACCCGCATGCCTTTCGGCCACGTCGACAGATCCAGGAGGTGGGTGACCTCGGTGACCCAGGCTCCCTCGCGGACGTCACCGTCGCCGTCGTAGGCGGGGGTCCACGCCTGCTTCGGAATCAGCTTCAGAGTCGGCTCGAAGTCGGCCGGCAGGGTGAACCCGACCGAGTACGACAAGCGTTGGGACACGACCCAGTTCAGGAACTCGTGGGTGGCCCCGGCGGCGTCGGTGCGGATCAGCACCTTGCGCCCGGCCCGGGTGCCCTTGTGGTGGGACGGCAGCTGCCGCAACGCCTCGCGGGTGACGGTGATGTGGTCGGCGGCGGTGTTCGAACCGGCGTTCCCGGGCCGCAGCAGCACCGACAGCGGCTCCCCGGTCCCGTCGGCCCCATGGTCGACGAACGAGCACAACGGGTGGAAGCCGTATCCCCGTTTGAAGGTCGGCGCGGCGGACTCCTTTTCGCTGTGCGAGGTCACCAGCGTGGCGTCCAAGTCGATGACCAGCGGCCGGTCCCTGCTGGTGCCGGCGTCCGGAGCATGCCTGCCGGCCAGCCGCCACGCCGTCGTGCGCGCGACCTGCCGCGCCGCATTGATCGCCTTCAGTGCTGCGGGGGCGTCCTGGGCCAGCGCGCTGATCGTCCGTGACACCGTCGGGTCCGACGCGACCGGGCCGTACACCTCAGGTGCGGCGCGCAGCACCGCGACGTCGGCCAGGCAGTCCCCGCCGAGCACCAGGCTGACCGCCAGGTCCAGTACCACCTTGGCCGGATCGTGGATCGCCAGCGGCTTGCGCCACGGCGCCAGCGCCTGCGACAGCGCCGCATCCAGCCCGGTCGTGGCGACCGTCTCGGTGATCACCGTTCCGCCGCCGTGGCCGACCCCACCGGTACCGGTCGTGTCGACGTGGAGACGCGGATAGAACCGGCTACGCTGCTTCACCTGAACCCTGATCCACCGCGCTGATTCGGCTTGGGTGGTTTCGGTGGCCTGATGAGGTCGGTCGGTGTCGTGGGCGTGGCTGGTCCGCCGGCCTGTGCCGGCTCTTCCACGTCGGGTTCCTCGAGTCGCGCCCTGCTGGGGCTGGATGGTCAGGTCGTTGCCAGGGTGGGTGGGCCGGTCGCGGCCGTCCACAGCGACTCCCATCCGGGTGCCCAGGGCCAGTCGCGGGGCAGGTGGAGGTCGAGCCTGCGGGCGGTGGTGGCGATCCTGGCGGGGACGGCGATGATCTTGGTGCGCAGGCTGGCCCATCTGGCCTTGGCCATGTCTGCTGCGACGGCGGTGGCGCGGGCCAGGTTGAACGCGATCACTGCCAGGGCGACCCAGGCGGCGTTCGCCGCGT
This DNA window, taken from Kineosporiaceae bacterium SCSIO 59966, encodes the following:
- a CDS encoding IS1380 family transposase; translated protein: MKQRSRFYPRLHVDTTGTGGVGHGGGTVITETVATTGLDAALSQALAPWRKPLAIHDPAKVVLDLAVSLVLGGDCLADVAVLRAAPEVYGPVASDPTVSRTISALAQDAPAALKAINAARQVARTTAWRLAGRHAPDAGTSRDRPLVIDLDATLVTSHSEKESAAPTFKRGYGFHPLCSFVDHGADGTGEPLSVLLRPGNAGSNTAADHITVTREALRQLPSHHKGTRAGRKVLIRTDAAGATHEFLNWVVSQRLSYSVGFTLPADFEPTLKLIPKQAWTPAYDGDGDVREGAWVTEVTHLLDLSTWPKGMRVIIRKERPHPGAQLRITDVDGHRITAFATNTGPGGPGTQLADLELRHRRRARAEDRIRCAKDTGLANLPLHDFAQNQIWCAIVALAAELTAWMQMLALTGHDARRWEPKRLRLRLFTVPATLARTGRRVVLHVKTTAPWGHLVDDGVRQLRALAAPG
- a CDS encoding ROK family protein, which gives rise to MGVDIGGSGIKGALVDLTAGDFAGERVRIETPRPSTPDAVAVVVADVVSAVGGDDDHGLAVGVTFPAVVQHGVARTAANVDDTWIGTDVAEVLGRATGHPVHVLNDADAAGVAEARFGAAADTDGVVLVTTLGTGIGSALLVDGHLVPNTELGHLEIDGHDAETRAADSAREREDLSWEQWAKRLQRFYSVLEDLLWPDLIVVGGGVSKKHEKFLPLLDLRTPIVPAELRNRAGIIGAAVVAAELRAAGSVELNLSNIR